A genomic region of Papaver somniferum cultivar HN1 chromosome 7, ASM357369v1, whole genome shotgun sequence contains the following coding sequences:
- the LOC113297428 gene encoding probable plastid-lipid-associated protein 3, chloroplastic: MALYLTTSQPSSTSLLSQNLRNYFSSSRIHIQNPNLSLSLSKRTSRNFSSFRIRSSNEENEQKPMPSKSSESDPPENEDEWGGGGGEEEVVVGGSDYGTAGVNVNETDDDKLGDLKRCLVDTFYGTELGFKASGEVRAEVLELVNQLESLNPTPAPTEAASLLDGNWILLYTAFSELLPLLATGKLPLVEVKQISQSINTTALTIDNSTTLGGPFGTFSFSALATYEVRSPSRIQVRFKEGSLEPPKISSNFSLPQNIDIFGQKVDLSPVQSSLINPLEDVVANISRLISGQAPLKVPIPGERSSSFLLTTYLDKDLRISRGDGGLFILAKEGSPLLDQ, from the exons atggcGCTTTACTTGACCACCTCACAACCTTCTTCTACTTCTCTGCTCTCTCAAAACCTTAGAAATTATTTCTCGTCATCTAGAATTcatattcaaaaccctaatctatctctttctctctctaaaAGAACCTCTAGAAATTTCTCATCTTTCCGGATTCGTTCttcaaatgaagaaaatgaacaaaAACCTATGCCGTCCAAGTCTTCGGAATCTGATCCTCCAGAAAATGAAGATGAATGGGGAggtggaggaggagaagaagaagtagtagtagGGGGGAGCGATTATGGGACTGCTGGTGTGAATGTAAATGAGACTGATGATGATAAACTTGGGGATTTGAAACGATGTTTAGTGGATACATTTTATGGGACTGAATTAGGGTTTAAAGCTTCAGGTGAAGTTAGAGCTGAGGTTTTGGAATTGGTTAATCAGCTTGAATCCTTGAATCCAACTCCTGCTCCTACTGAGGCTGCTTCACTACTTGATGGCAACTGGATTTTACT GTACACAGCATTTTCAGAGCTCTTGCCTCTTCTAGCAACAGGAAAATTACCATTGGTGGAGGTCAAACAGATATCTCAATCTATTAATACTACAGCACTTACCATTGACAACTCAACCACTCTGGGCGGCCCTTTCGGTACCTTCTCCTTTAGTGCATTAGCTACTTATGAAGTTCGGAGTCCTTCCAGGATTCAG GTCAGGTTTAAGGAAGGATCTCTGGAGCCACCCAAGATATCATCAAACTTCTCTCTCCCCCAAAACATAGACATATTTGGGCAGAAAGTTGATTTATCACCTGTGCAATCATCGCTCATCAATCCTTTGGAGGACGTTGTGGCCAACATATCTAGGCTCATCTCTGGGCAGGCTCCTCTCAAGGTTCCTATTCCTGGGGAAAGATCTAGTTCTTTCCTTTTGACAACATACCTTGACAAAGATTTACGTATCTCAAGAGGTGATGGTGGGTTGTTTATTCTCGCCAAAGAGGGAAGCCCTTTACTGGATCAGTAA
- the LOC113297429 gene encoding binding partner of ACD11 1-like isoform X1, which yields MSQLTVRTVKVSNVSLGASEQDIKEFFSFSGDIEYVEIQSENERCQNAYVTFKDPQGADTALLLSGATIVDLSVTVTPAPDYELPPAALNPPAARESQTGVVPESAVQKAEDVVSSMLAKGFILGKDAVNKAKAFDEKHQLTSTATAKVVSLDQKIGLTEKISMGTTAVNEKVKEMDQKFQVSEKTKSAFAAAEQKVSDAGSAIMKNRYVFTSASWVTGAFSKVAKAAGEVGQKAKEKVGMAEDVQRREMVDDYARVHLSDSPKAEKDEQQPSKPLPAQGLIL from the exons ATGTCG CAGTTAACCGTAAGAACTGTGAAGGTCAGCAATGTTTCCTTAGGTGCGTCTGAGCAAGACATCAAGGAGTTCTTTTCGTTCTCTGGTGATATCGAATATGTTGAAATTCAAAG TGAGAATGAGCGGTGTCAGAATGCATATGTTACCTTTAAGGATCCACAAGGAGCCGATACTGCACTTCTTCTTTCG GGAGCCACAATTGTTGATCTCTCCGTCACCGTAACACCTGCCCCAGATTATGAGCTTCCACCTGCTGCATTGAATCCTCCAGCT GCGAGGGAGAGCCAAACCGGAGTTGTTCCTGAATCTGCTGTTCAAAAGGCAGAAGATGTTGTCAGTAGCATGCTTGCGAAGGGATTCATCTTAGGTAAAGATGCTGTCAACAAAGCAAAGGCCTTTGATGAGAAGCACCAATTGACGTCTACTGCTACTGCTAAGGTTGTTTCTCTGGATCAAAAGATTGGATTGACAGAGAAAATATCCATGGGAACAACAGCTGTAAACGAAAAGGTTAAGGAAATGGATCAGAAATTTCAGGTTTCTGAGAAGACCAAGTCAGCCTTTGCAGCCGCTGAACAGAAAGTCAGTGATGCTGGATCTGCCATTATGAAGAACCGATATGTATTCACTAGTGCATCATGGGTAACTGGTGCCTTTAGTAAGGTTGCAAAGGCAGCTGGAGAGGTGGGCCAGAAGGCAAAGGAGAAAGTTGGCATGGCAGAAGACGTACAAAGAAGAGAAATGGTGGATGACTACGCTAGAGTACACCTTTCTGACTCCCCCAAAGCTGAGAAAGATGAGCAACAACCTTCAAAGCCCTTACCCGCACAGGGTTTGATCCTTTGA
- the LOC113297429 gene encoding binding partner of ACD11 1-like isoform X2, with protein sequence MSLTVRTVKVSNVSLGASEQDIKEFFSFSGDIEYVEIQSENERCQNAYVTFKDPQGADTALLLSGATIVDLSVTVTPAPDYELPPAALNPPAARESQTGVVPESAVQKAEDVVSSMLAKGFILGKDAVNKAKAFDEKHQLTSTATAKVVSLDQKIGLTEKISMGTTAVNEKVKEMDQKFQVSEKTKSAFAAAEQKVSDAGSAIMKNRYVFTSASWVTGAFSKVAKAAGEVGQKAKEKVGMAEDVQRREMVDDYARVHLSDSPKAEKDEQQPSKPLPAQGLIL encoded by the exons ATGTCG TTAACCGTAAGAACTGTGAAGGTCAGCAATGTTTCCTTAGGTGCGTCTGAGCAAGACATCAAGGAGTTCTTTTCGTTCTCTGGTGATATCGAATATGTTGAAATTCAAAG TGAGAATGAGCGGTGTCAGAATGCATATGTTACCTTTAAGGATCCACAAGGAGCCGATACTGCACTTCTTCTTTCG GGAGCCACAATTGTTGATCTCTCCGTCACCGTAACACCTGCCCCAGATTATGAGCTTCCACCTGCTGCATTGAATCCTCCAGCT GCGAGGGAGAGCCAAACCGGAGTTGTTCCTGAATCTGCTGTTCAAAAGGCAGAAGATGTTGTCAGTAGCATGCTTGCGAAGGGATTCATCTTAGGTAAAGATGCTGTCAACAAAGCAAAGGCCTTTGATGAGAAGCACCAATTGACGTCTACTGCTACTGCTAAGGTTGTTTCTCTGGATCAAAAGATTGGATTGACAGAGAAAATATCCATGGGAACAACAGCTGTAAACGAAAAGGTTAAGGAAATGGATCAGAAATTTCAGGTTTCTGAGAAGACCAAGTCAGCCTTTGCAGCCGCTGAACAGAAAGTCAGTGATGCTGGATCTGCCATTATGAAGAACCGATATGTATTCACTAGTGCATCATGGGTAACTGGTGCCTTTAGTAAGGTTGCAAAGGCAGCTGGAGAGGTGGGCCAGAAGGCAAAGGAGAAAGTTGGCATGGCAGAAGACGTACAAAGAAGAGAAATGGTGGATGACTACGCTAGAGTACACCTTTCTGACTCCCCCAAAGCTGAGAAAGATGAGCAACAACCTTCAAAGCCCTTACCCGCACAGGGTTTGATCCTTTGA